In the genome of Actinomadura graeca, one region contains:
- a CDS encoding pentapeptide repeat-containing protein yields MDETGTEIAPGIIRDHIHPYAGLLGANLAQADLTRANLTGAILTDASLSGADLTGARLSGADLTRADLTGARLAGAKLIGAHLNSAALDRADLTDADLTGAILTRAAQNDVDLTGLTRAVRDNLYPGPAFRDLRAATLTGADLTGANLSGADLSNADLSDTRLTAANLVHADLSGAMMNGARLSAANLTAATMYGTEMTGADLTGASLVGVVLISADLERADLCGADLTDADLNPADLRQVRWSRPEGTTGGESGDREGVGSDPAGRPTRWPVLWEVVIAQRSVKIAPGVYQVVDGWEDRGFAAIFAT; encoded by the coding sequence GTGGATGAGACCGGGACCGAGATCGCACCCGGCATCATTCGGGATCACATCCACCCTTACGCCGGCCTGCTCGGCGCGAACCTGGCTCAAGCGGATCTGACCCGCGCCAACCTCACCGGCGCGATTCTGACCGATGCGTCCCTGTCAGGCGCCGATCTGACCGGCGCACGCCTGTCCGGCGCGGACCTGACCCGAGCGGACCTGACGGGCGCGAGGCTGGCAGGCGCGAAGCTGATCGGTGCTCACCTGAACAGCGCTGCCCTGGACCGCGCGGACCTGACCGATGCGGATCTGACAGGTGCGATCCTGACTCGCGCGGCCCAGAACGACGTCGACCTGACTGGCTTGACCAGGGCCGTCCGGGACAACCTTTACCCGGGCCCAGCCTTCCGAGATCTGCGCGCCGCGACCCTGACCGGTGCGGACCTGACCGGCGCCAATCTGTCCGGCGCGGACCTGTCCAACGCGGATTTGTCCGACACGCGCCTGACTGCCGCGAATCTTGTGCATGCGGACCTGTCCGGCGCGATGATGAACGGCGCACGCCTGTCCGCCGCGAACCTGACCGCCGCGACGATGTACGGCACGGAGATGACCGGGGCCGACCTGACCGGCGCGAGCTTGGTCGGCGTGGTACTGATCAGCGCGGATCTGGAACGCGCGGACCTTTGCGGTGCGGACCTGACCGACGCGGACTTGAACCCGGCCGACCTGCGGCAGGTGCGCTGGTCGCGGCCCGAGGGGACGACCGGTGGTGAGTCCGGCGACAGGGAGGGCGTCGGAAGCGACCCGGCGGGGAGGCCGACGAGGTGGCCCGTGCTCTGGGAGGTTGTGATCGCGCAACGGTCGGTGAAGATCGCGCCGGGTGTGTACCAGGTCGTCGACGGTTGGGAGGATCGCGGCTTTGCGGCGATTTTTGCCACCTGA
- a CDS encoding endonuclease/exonuclease/phosphatase family protein yields the protein MTDTMQGQALEDRAEPGQGDVGRWRSGVRRAVLLGARPEPWRRGLVLAALALLLGLLLLLHALIPNRIGNLGSLVETFLPWFGLGVPVLLAGALWRRSGSAVAALMLPAVVWTHLFGGHLIDKSHPGADFTVASHNVGAANPDPAGTARALAASGADVLALEELVPQTTGTYEKELVKTYPHHTVVGTVGLWSKLPLSDPQPIDIVNYGPLAKIAAAKQKLAPNRALRTTVATDHGPLTVYVAHLGSVRVNPRAGFWTGSRNIGVQAIGRAIAAEKNQRVVLLGDLNGTMDDRAFDDITSRLRPAQDAAGDGFGFTWPASFPVVRADEILLRGVEPKSSWVLPATRSDHRPVAAGFDW from the coding sequence GTGACCGACACGATGCAAGGACAGGCGCTGGAGGACAGGGCCGAGCCCGGTCAGGGCGACGTCGGCCGCTGGCGTTCGGGCGTCCGCCGGGCGGTCCTGCTCGGCGCCCGGCCGGAGCCCTGGAGGCGCGGCCTGGTGCTCGCGGCGCTGGCACTGCTGCTGGGCCTGCTCCTGCTGCTGCACGCGCTGATCCCGAACCGGATCGGGAACCTCGGCAGCCTGGTGGAGACCTTCCTGCCGTGGTTCGGGCTGGGCGTTCCGGTGCTGCTGGCCGGTGCGCTGTGGCGCCGCTCCGGCTCCGCGGTGGCCGCGCTGATGCTGCCGGCCGTGGTGTGGACGCACCTCTTCGGCGGGCACCTCATCGACAAGTCCCATCCGGGTGCCGACTTCACGGTGGCCAGCCACAACGTCGGCGCCGCCAACCCCGATCCCGCCGGCACCGCCCGCGCCCTGGCCGCCTCGGGGGCGGACGTGCTGGCACTGGAGGAGCTGGTTCCGCAGACCACGGGCACGTACGAGAAGGAATTGGTGAAGACCTACCCCCATCACACGGTGGTGGGCACGGTCGGCCTGTGGAGCAAGCTGCCGCTGTCGGACCCCCAGCCGATCGACATCGTGAACTACGGGCCGCTGGCGAAGATCGCAGCGGCCAAGCAGAAGCTCGCCCCGAACCGGGCACTGCGCACCACGGTGGCCACGGACCACGGGCCATTGACGGTGTATGTGGCCCACCTGGGGTCCGTACGGGTGAACCCAAGGGCGGGCTTCTGGACGGGCTCGCGCAACATCGGCGTGCAGGCGATCGGCAGGGCCATCGCCGCCGAGAAGAACCAGCGGGTGGTGTTGCTCGGCGACCTGAACGGGACCATGGACGACCGGGCGTTCGACGACATCACCTCACGACTGCGCCCGGCCCAGGACGCGGCCGGAGACGGCTTCGGCTTCACCTGGCCGGCGTCCTTCCCCGTGGTCCGGGCCGACGAGATCCTGCTCCGCGGCGTGGAGCCGAAGAGCTCGTGGGTTCTGCCGGCCACCCGCAGCGACCACCGTCCAGTGGCGGCCGGATTCGACTGGTGA